Proteins encoded together in one Kribbella voronezhensis window:
- the serA gene encoding phosphoglycerate dehydrogenase — MTDAQRPVVLIAEELSPATVEALGPDFEIRHTNGADRAELLPAIADVDAILIRSATKVDAEALAAAKKLKVVARAGVGLDNVDVKAATQAGVMVVNAPTSNIVSAAELAVALLLAAARRVPAADLSLKNGEWKRSKFSGVELFEKTVGIVGLGKIGVLVAQRLAAFGMNVIAYDPYVQAGRAAQMGVRLASLDELLAASDFISVHLPKTPETIGLIGDEQLHKVKPEVIIVNAARGGIVDEAALYTALKEGRVAAAGLDVFAKEPCTDSPLFEFENVVATPHLGASTEEAQEKAGIAVAKSVRLALSGELVPDAVNVQGGVIAEDVRPGIALTEKLGRIFTALAGGVAQQLDVEVRGEITEFDVKVLELAALKGVFADVVEDNVSYVNAPLLAAERGLEVRLLTDHESPEHRNLITLRGTLADGGQVSVSGTLVGVKQSERLVEIDGFDLEVELAAHLAFLSYEDRPGIVGQVGGILGKSDINIAGMQVSRDRKGGKALVALSVDSTIPTTVLDEIATAVQADTARTVDLEV; from the coding sequence ATGACTGACGCTCAACGGCCCGTCGTCCTGATCGCCGAAGAACTGTCCCCGGCCACCGTCGAGGCACTCGGCCCCGACTTCGAGATCCGGCACACCAACGGCGCCGACCGCGCCGAACTGCTGCCGGCCATCGCCGACGTCGACGCCATCCTGATCCGCAGCGCCACCAAGGTGGACGCCGAGGCGCTCGCCGCCGCGAAGAAGCTCAAGGTCGTCGCCCGCGCCGGTGTCGGCCTCGACAACGTCGACGTGAAGGCGGCCACCCAGGCCGGCGTGATGGTCGTCAACGCGCCGACCTCCAACATCGTCTCCGCCGCCGAGCTCGCCGTCGCGCTGCTGCTCGCGGCCGCCCGCCGGGTCCCGGCCGCCGACCTCTCGCTGAAGAACGGCGAGTGGAAGCGGTCGAAGTTCTCCGGCGTCGAGCTGTTCGAGAAGACCGTCGGCATCGTCGGCCTCGGCAAGATCGGCGTCCTGGTCGCCCAGCGGCTGGCCGCCTTCGGCATGAACGTGATCGCGTACGACCCGTACGTGCAGGCCGGCCGCGCCGCGCAGATGGGCGTCCGGCTCGCCTCGCTGGACGAGCTCCTGGCGGCCTCGGACTTCATCAGCGTGCACCTGCCGAAGACGCCCGAGACGATCGGCCTGATCGGCGACGAGCAGCTGCACAAGGTCAAGCCCGAGGTCATCATCGTCAACGCGGCCCGTGGTGGCATCGTCGACGAGGCCGCGCTCTACACCGCGCTGAAGGAAGGCCGGGTCGCCGCTGCCGGCCTGGACGTCTTCGCGAAGGAGCCGTGCACCGACTCGCCGCTGTTCGAGTTCGAGAACGTCGTCGCGACTCCGCACCTGGGCGCCTCCACCGAGGAAGCGCAGGAGAAGGCCGGTATCGCCGTCGCCAAGTCCGTGCGGCTCGCGCTGTCCGGTGAGCTCGTGCCCGACGCGGTCAACGTCCAGGGCGGCGTGATCGCCGAGGACGTCCGGCCCGGTATCGCACTGACCGAGAAGCTCGGCCGGATCTTCACCGCCCTCGCCGGCGGTGTCGCGCAGCAGCTCGACGTCGAGGTGCGTGGCGAGATCACCGAGTTCGACGTGAAGGTGCTGGAGCTGGCGGCGTTGAAGGGTGTCTTCGCGGACGTCGTCGAGGACAACGTGTCCTACGTGAACGCACCGCTGCTCGCGGCCGAGCGCGGCCTCGAGGTCCGGCTGCTCACCGACCACGAGTCCCCGGAGCACCGCAACCTGATCACCCTGCGCGGCACCCTCGCCGACGGCGGCCAGGTCTCGGTCTCCGGCACGCTGGTCGGCGTGAAGCAGTCCGAGCGCCTGGTCGAGATCGACGGCTTCGACCTGGAGGTCGAGCTGGCCGCGCACCTGGCGTTCCTCAGCTACGAGGACCGCCCGGGCATCGTCGGCCAGGTCGGCGGCATCCTCGGCAAGTCCGACATCAACATCGCCGGCATGCAGGTCAGCCGCGACCGCAAGGGCGGCAAGGCCCTGGTCGCCCTCAGCGTCGACTCCACCATCCCGACCACCGTCCTCGACGAAATCGCCACCGCCGTCCAGGCCGACACCGCCCGCACGGTAGACCTCGAGGTCTGA
- a CDS encoding dihydrofolate reductase family protein: MSKLRCHISISLDGYVAGPNQSMENPLGEGGEQLHDWVVPLASWREGHDKEGGEVNASNRVVEEVRENIGAAVMGRNMFGPIGGGPWADEEWKGWWGDNPPYHYPVFVVTHHPRDPVEMAGGTTFHFVTDGIESALAQAKEAADGKDVMLWGGGDVVGQYLAAGLLDELELHVVPILLGGGSRIFGEVGGVRLEQIRSVEAPGVTHLRYRVLK; the protein is encoded by the coding sequence ATGAGCAAGCTCAGGTGCCACATCTCGATCTCACTGGACGGTTACGTCGCGGGGCCGAACCAGAGCATGGAGAACCCGCTCGGCGAGGGCGGTGAGCAACTGCACGACTGGGTGGTGCCGCTGGCGTCCTGGCGCGAAGGGCACGACAAGGAAGGGGGAGAGGTCAACGCCAGCAACCGGGTCGTCGAGGAGGTGCGGGAGAACATCGGCGCCGCGGTGATGGGCCGGAACATGTTCGGCCCGATCGGCGGCGGGCCGTGGGCGGACGAGGAGTGGAAGGGCTGGTGGGGCGACAACCCGCCGTACCACTACCCGGTGTTCGTCGTCACGCATCACCCGCGGGACCCGGTCGAGATGGCCGGCGGTACGACGTTCCACTTCGTCACAGACGGGATCGAGTCGGCGCTCGCGCAGGCGAAGGAGGCGGCCGACGGGAAGGACGTCATGCTGTGGGGCGGTGGGGACGTCGTCGGGCAGTACCTCGCGGCGGGACTGCTGGACGAGCTCGAGTTGCATGTCGTGCCGATCCTGCTGGGTGGCGGCTCTCGGATCTTCGGCGAGGTCGGGGGAGTGCGGCTGGAACAGATCCGGTCCGTCGAGGCGCCTGGTGTCACCCACCTCAGGTACCGCGTCCTGAAATGA
- the qcrB gene encoding cytochrome bc1 complex cytochrome b subunit → MHRSLRDLRERVFPDHWSLLFGQVAFYSFVVVMVTGVVLMVQYEPSVDHVVYDGPYAPLRGVSMSRALDSTLAISFEVRAGLLVRQVHHWASLLMVAAIMLHLLRLFFTGGFRRPRRLSWLVVFGLLIVTLGACLTGTALPDDMLSGSSLAVTDGVVKSVPFVGSDLSRLLFGGEFPGNVIARFYPLHVYVLPAVLVALFIVLAVLALKRRPAQFAGPGRTNDNVVGRPAVVAAVKGAGMFCFVVGVALLMGATATINPIWMYGPADPANASAGIGPAWYLAFLDGALRLAPGWEVVWWGRTITLAVLLPVVLCTLFLVLVAVYPFIESWIIGDQGDQNLLERPRHNPIRTGIGVAGIVFYGVLWAAAGADTMAVLFHLSVNSLIHLFQVLLIVGPPAAFVLTRRICVGLQKRDLELAVHGIETGRVVRLPDGGYVEDHRPVDAYRRWRLAGFVPAVPAQLSDTGQRISSVRRLRVRLATLFDQDRLTPSPGVRPSPLTPGPRTTGPSSEVRSLGGSGK, encoded by the coding sequence ATGCACCGCTCGTTGAGGGACCTGCGGGAAAGGGTGTTCCCCGATCATTGGTCGCTGTTGTTCGGCCAGGTCGCGTTCTACAGCTTCGTCGTGGTGATGGTCACCGGCGTGGTCCTGATGGTCCAGTACGAACCATCGGTCGACCACGTCGTCTACGACGGTCCGTACGCGCCCCTTCGCGGCGTGTCGATGTCGCGGGCACTGGATTCGACCCTGGCGATCAGCTTCGAGGTACGGGCGGGCTTGCTGGTGCGCCAGGTCCATCACTGGGCGTCGCTGCTGATGGTGGCAGCGATCATGCTGCATCTGCTGCGGCTGTTCTTCACCGGCGGGTTCCGTCGACCACGGCGGCTGAGTTGGCTGGTCGTCTTCGGGTTGCTCATCGTGACGCTCGGCGCCTGCCTCACCGGTACTGCGCTTCCGGACGACATGTTGTCGGGCTCGAGCCTCGCCGTCACCGATGGCGTGGTGAAGTCTGTCCCGTTCGTCGGTTCGGATCTCTCCCGGCTGCTGTTCGGCGGGGAGTTCCCGGGCAACGTCATCGCCCGCTTCTATCCGTTGCACGTGTACGTTCTGCCCGCCGTACTCGTCGCGCTCTTCATCGTCCTCGCGGTCCTCGCCCTCAAGCGTCGGCCCGCACAGTTCGCCGGACCTGGGCGAACGAACGACAACGTGGTGGGTCGCCCGGCGGTTGTCGCCGCCGTCAAGGGCGCCGGGATGTTCTGTTTCGTGGTCGGCGTCGCGTTGCTGATGGGCGCCACGGCGACCATCAACCCGATCTGGATGTACGGCCCGGCCGACCCGGCGAATGCCTCGGCAGGAATCGGGCCGGCGTGGTACCTCGCGTTCCTGGACGGCGCGCTCCGGTTGGCGCCGGGATGGGAGGTCGTCTGGTGGGGGAGGACCATCACTCTCGCCGTCCTGCTACCGGTCGTGCTCTGCACGCTGTTCCTCGTACTGGTCGCCGTCTACCCGTTCATCGAGAGCTGGATCATCGGCGACCAGGGTGATCAGAACCTGCTCGAACGACCTCGCCACAACCCGATCCGGACCGGCATCGGCGTTGCCGGCATCGTCTTCTACGGCGTCCTGTGGGCCGCCGCCGGCGCCGACACCATGGCCGTCCTGTTCCATCTCTCGGTCAACTCGCTCATCCACCTGTTCCAGGTGCTGCTGATCGTCGGTCCGCCGGCCGCTTTCGTCCTGACCCGTCGCATCTGTGTGGGGCTGCAGAAACGCGATCTGGAACTCGCGGTGCACGGTATCGAGACCGGCCGGGTCGTCCGCCTCCCGGACGGCGGGTACGTCGAGGACCATCGCCCGGTCGACGCCTATCGACGCTGGCGCCTGGCCGGTTTCGTCCCCGCCGTACCCGCGCAACTGTCCGACACCGGTCAGCGGATCTCATCGGTACGACGCCTACGGGTCCGTCTGGCGACACTTTTCGACCAGGACCGGCTGACCCCATCGCCAGGAGTCCGCCCTTCGCCTCTCACGCCCGGGCCGCGAACGACCGGACCGTCCTCCGAAGTCCGGTCGCTGGGCGGCAGCGGAAAGTGA
- the ilvN gene encoding acetolactate synthase small subunit yields the protein MSKHTLSILVENKHGVLARVAALISRRGFNIDSLAVGPTEHPEVSRMTIAVSVDEQPLEQITKQLNKLVNVIKIVELEPTATVQRELLLVKVKADTLSRGQVLETVQLFRAKVVDVAPDAITIEATGNPEKLEAMLRVLEPFGVRELVQSGMVAIGRGSRSISDRTLRPVPVPPPHVASGAPALQARPANSQAGSASSPTGTTSPSGNSPAAHHPNHPVPAPPPGRPAAGVRPA from the coding sequence ATGTCGAAACACACCCTGAGCATCCTGGTCGAGAACAAGCACGGTGTGCTGGCCCGCGTGGCCGCTCTGATCTCGCGGCGCGGGTTCAACATCGACTCCCTCGCCGTCGGCCCGACCGAGCACCCGGAAGTGTCCCGGATGACCATCGCGGTCAGCGTCGACGAGCAGCCGCTGGAGCAGATCACCAAGCAGCTCAACAAGCTGGTCAACGTGATCAAGATCGTCGAACTCGAGCCGACCGCCACCGTGCAGCGCGAACTGCTGCTGGTGAAGGTCAAGGCCGACACCCTCAGCCGCGGACAGGTGCTGGAGACCGTCCAGCTGTTCCGTGCGAAGGTGGTGGACGTGGCTCCGGACGCGATCACCATCGAGGCGACCGGCAATCCCGAGAAGCTGGAGGCCATGCTCCGGGTGCTGGAACCCTTCGGCGTCCGCGAGCTGGTGCAGTCCGGCATGGTCGCGATCGGCCGGGGCAGCCGCTCCATCTCCGACCGCACCCTGCGCCCGGTCCCGGTCCCGCCACCGCACGTGGCCTCCGGAGCGCCGGCCCTGCAGGCCCGCCCGGCCAACAGCCAGGCGGGTTCCGCGAGCAGTCCGACCGGTACGACGAGCCCATCCGGCAACTCACCGGCCGCCCACCACCCGAACCACCCGGTGCCGGCGCCGCCGCCGGGTCGCCCCGCCGCCGGAGTGCGCCCAGCCTGA
- a CDS encoding 3-isopropylmalate dehydrogenase — protein sequence MTTNKSFKLAVVGGDGIGPEVTAEALKVLDAVSANYGVTFERTEYDLGAKRWHATGETLPDAELEEIRQHDAILLGAVGDPTVPSGVLERGLLLKLRFALDHYVNLRPSKVYPSVGSPLANPGEVDFVVVREGTEGPYVGNGGALRVGTPAEIATEVSVNTAYGVERVVRDAFARAQARPRKKLTLVHKNNVLVYAGHLWKRTVDAVAKEFPEITVDYLHVDAATIFLVTDPARFDVIVTDNLFGDIITDLAAAISGGIGLAASGNINPDKTAPSMFEPVHGSAPDIAGQQKADPTAAILSTALLCDHLGLTEAAAAIEAAVTADIEERTGAERTTAEIGDAIAKRAAG from the coding sequence GTGACCACCAACAAGTCGTTCAAGCTGGCCGTCGTCGGTGGCGACGGGATCGGACCCGAGGTCACCGCCGAGGCGCTCAAGGTCCTCGACGCGGTCAGCGCGAACTACGGCGTCACGTTCGAGCGTACGGAGTACGACCTCGGCGCGAAGCGCTGGCACGCGACGGGGGAGACCCTGCCCGACGCCGAGCTCGAGGAGATCCGCCAGCACGACGCGATCCTGCTCGGCGCGGTCGGCGACCCGACGGTGCCGTCCGGCGTACTGGAGCGTGGCCTGCTCCTCAAGCTCCGCTTCGCCCTCGACCACTACGTCAACCTGCGCCCGTCGAAGGTGTACCCGAGTGTCGGCTCCCCGCTGGCGAACCCGGGTGAGGTGGACTTCGTCGTCGTCCGCGAAGGCACCGAAGGCCCGTACGTCGGCAACGGCGGTGCCCTCCGCGTCGGAACCCCGGCCGAGATCGCGACCGAGGTCAGCGTCAACACGGCGTACGGCGTGGAGCGGGTCGTCCGGGACGCGTTCGCCCGGGCGCAGGCGCGGCCGCGCAAGAAGCTGACGCTGGTGCACAAGAACAACGTGCTCGTGTACGCCGGTCACCTCTGGAAGCGGACCGTCGACGCGGTCGCGAAGGAGTTCCCGGAGATCACCGTCGACTACCTGCACGTCGACGCGGCGACGATCTTCCTGGTCACCGACCCGGCGCGGTTCGACGTGATCGTCACCGACAACCTGTTCGGCGACATCATCACCGACCTGGCCGCCGCGATCAGCGGTGGGATCGGGCTGGCCGCGAGCGGCAACATCAACCCGGACAAGACCGCGCCGAGCATGTTCGAGCCGGTGCACGGCTCCGCTCCGGACATCGCCGGCCAGCAGAAGGCGGACCCGACGGCGGCGATCCTGTCCACCGCGCTGCTCTGTGACCACCTCGGCCTGACCGAGGCGGCAGCCGCGATCGAGGCGGCCGTGACGGCCGACATCGAGGAGCGCACCGGCGCGGAGCGGACCACCGCGGAGATCGGTGACGCCATCGCCAAGCGCGCGGCAGGGTGA
- a CDS encoding S1 family peptidase — protein sequence MEDGSRELPKPPRRIPSWATVDDEVTAGSRTTIQPRPAPVQSGPPPRPPRALGILTTIPLVVLIVSVGVGAGWVLREQSQGAAQSSLDTGTVLKASGPSVVRVLASTCAGTGEATGVLFDDGKVLTAASAIRQPVSVAVVTADGRIRRAPVVGTSDDGVAVLQLAGRLDGSTATIASASPDDKARRAIIGFDQSGEQSIQQAGTTAEPRPLPEFLDPASLGAPVLNRTGQVVGLVTGNTVASSKIIGLDEVRRYAGAAPDVAAEPAGTCLARGPRTAVQPELGVAASPLAAEVQRLFTSYFKALNQHDFLAMRDTYSKELASSSTQDEFTRTHGTSYAFEPVITEVGGTGEETATARLTFTVLFSPKSAGAKGTTCSRLDLRYKLVREQGRLRIDAATSVASNHSCDTD from the coding sequence ATGGAGGACGGCTCGCGCGAGTTGCCGAAGCCACCCCGTCGCATCCCGAGCTGGGCGACCGTGGACGACGAGGTGACGGCCGGCAGCCGGACGACGATCCAGCCGCGGCCCGCGCCGGTGCAGTCGGGTCCACCCCCACGGCCTCCCCGAGCCTTGGGAATACTGACGACCATCCCCTTGGTGGTGCTGATCGTCTCGGTTGGCGTCGGCGCGGGCTGGGTGCTGCGAGAGCAGAGTCAGGGTGCTGCGCAGTCGAGCCTCGACACAGGCACCGTGCTGAAGGCGAGCGGGCCCAGCGTCGTACGGGTGCTGGCCAGTACCTGTGCCGGGACAGGGGAGGCGACCGGCGTGTTGTTCGACGACGGCAAGGTGCTCACGGCTGCATCGGCCATCCGGCAGCCCGTGTCGGTCGCCGTGGTGACTGCGGACGGCCGGATCCGCCGGGCCCCGGTGGTGGGCACCAGCGACGACGGCGTCGCCGTACTGCAATTGGCCGGTCGGCTGGACGGTTCGACGGCCACGATCGCGTCGGCATCCCCGGATGACAAGGCGCGGCGCGCGATCATCGGGTTCGACCAGAGCGGCGAACAATCGATCCAGCAGGCTGGTACGACGGCGGAGCCGCGCCCGTTGCCCGAGTTCCTCGACCCGGCCTCACTCGGCGCGCCGGTGCTCAACCGGACCGGCCAGGTCGTCGGCCTGGTGACCGGCAATACCGTTGCCTCGAGCAAGATCATCGGCCTGGACGAAGTACGCCGGTACGCCGGCGCGGCGCCCGATGTGGCCGCGGAGCCGGCCGGGACGTGCCTGGCTCGCGGTCCGCGCACCGCGGTGCAACCCGAGCTGGGCGTGGCCGCGAGTCCGCTGGCCGCCGAGGTGCAGCGGTTGTTCACGTCGTACTTCAAAGCGCTCAATCAGCACGACTTCCTGGCGATGCGGGACACGTACTCCAAGGAGCTCGCGTCATCGAGTACGCAGGACGAGTTCACCCGGACGCACGGGACGTCGTACGCGTTCGAGCCGGTGATCACCGAGGTCGGGGGGACGGGGGAGGAGACGGCGACGGCGCGGCTGACGTTCACGGTGCTGTTCTCGCCGAAGAGCGCCGGAGCCAAGGGGACGACCTGCAGCCGGCTGGACCTGCGCTACAAACTGGTCCGCGAACAGGGCCGGCTCCGGATCGACGCGGCCACCAGCGTCGCCTCCAACCACAGTTGCGACACCGACTGA
- a CDS encoding LysR family transcriptional regulator: protein MLNPVHLKVLASVARHSSVTEAAKELHYSQPSVSHHLARLEAATGVKLVQRVGRGIRLTPEGRLLANRAAEIIGRIDAATNELAAQVGLRTGQVRLAANASVLSTLVPRAAATLAKTFPGLELNLIERHPAEALQMLRHGEIDVALIFRYADAPAEDDAFRLVHIGEDSIYLISRHPDDTLDNHRDSPWIGGCERCQEELLAVCRRAGFTPRIGSLSDDMTVVQAFVAAGIGVTTLSGLALQAHRHPGIHASKIPHHTRQLHAATYGDPPDPPATTALLKALQTASHPEAP, encoded by the coding sequence ATGCTGAACCCGGTCCATCTCAAGGTGCTGGCCTCGGTGGCGCGGCACAGCTCGGTCACCGAAGCGGCCAAAGAGCTGCACTACTCGCAGCCGTCGGTGAGTCATCACCTGGCTCGCCTGGAAGCAGCCACCGGCGTCAAGCTCGTCCAACGGGTCGGCCGCGGGATCCGGCTCACCCCGGAAGGCCGGCTGCTCGCCAACCGCGCCGCCGAGATCATCGGCCGGATCGACGCCGCAACCAACGAGCTCGCCGCTCAGGTCGGACTCCGAACGGGCCAGGTCCGGTTGGCCGCCAACGCGTCCGTCCTCAGCACGCTCGTGCCACGAGCCGCCGCCACCTTGGCCAAGACTTTTCCGGGCCTCGAGCTGAACCTGATCGAACGCCACCCCGCCGAAGCGTTGCAGATGCTCCGGCACGGAGAGATCGACGTCGCGCTCATCTTCCGGTACGCCGATGCGCCTGCCGAAGACGACGCGTTTCGGCTGGTCCACATCGGCGAGGACTCGATCTACCTGATCAGCCGGCACCCGGACGACACTCTGGACAACCATCGGGACTCCCCCTGGATCGGCGGCTGCGAACGCTGCCAGGAGGAGCTGCTCGCCGTCTGCCGACGAGCCGGCTTCACCCCACGCATCGGCTCACTGAGCGACGACATGACCGTCGTCCAGGCTTTCGTTGCCGCAGGCATCGGTGTCACCACCCTCTCCGGCCTCGCCCTCCAGGCCCACCGCCACCCCGGCATCCACGCCAGCAAGATCCCCCACCACACCCGCCAACTCCACGCCGCCACCTACGGCGACCCCCCGGACCCACCCGCCACCACAGCCCTGCTCAAAGCCCTCCAAACAGCCAGCCACCCGGAAGCTCCGTAG
- a CDS encoding aldo/keto reductase translates to MTANDAQPTLKLVNGGEIPALGLGVWQVPDGPTCERAVEAALETGYRLIDTAQAYGNEASVGRAIRSSGVPREEIFLTTKFYPGHQDAHAEMEKSLERLDTDYVDLYLVHWPQGGPTKAWPGMEAAQAAGLAKGIGVSNFSATELAEVIKASEIAPIANQFQFSPFVYRRGLVEACVEASVVPQGYSPLGTGEHLNDPVVAKIASATGRTPAQVLIRWSLQRGVSVIPKSSTPARIQENFGALDFELDDDAMAALDALDTTNHTSEAKASSEKWWS, encoded by the coding sequence ATGACTGCGAATGACGCTCAGCCGACTCTGAAGCTGGTGAACGGTGGTGAGATTCCGGCGCTGGGGCTGGGGGTTTGGCAGGTGCCGGATGGGCCTACTTGTGAGCGGGCGGTGGAGGCGGCGCTCGAGACGGGGTACCGGCTGATCGACACCGCTCAGGCGTACGGGAACGAGGCCAGTGTCGGGCGGGCGATTCGGAGTAGTGGGGTTCCGCGGGAGGAGATCTTCCTGACCACGAAGTTCTATCCCGGTCACCAGGATGCTCATGCCGAGATGGAGAAGAGCCTGGAGCGGCTCGACACCGACTACGTCGACCTCTACCTCGTGCACTGGCCCCAGGGTGGGCCGACGAAGGCGTGGCCCGGGATGGAGGCGGCGCAGGCGGCCGGCCTGGCCAAGGGCATCGGTGTGTCCAACTTCAGCGCCACCGAACTCGCCGAGGTGATCAAGGCCAGCGAGATCGCGCCGATCGCCAACCAGTTCCAGTTCAGCCCGTTCGTGTACCGCCGGGGCCTGGTCGAAGCCTGTGTCGAAGCATCGGTGGTCCCGCAGGGTTACAGCCCGCTGGGAACCGGCGAGCACCTCAACGACCCGGTAGTCGCCAAGATCGCCTCCGCCACCGGCCGCACTCCCGCGCAGGTCCTCATCCGGTGGTCCCTCCAGCGAGGCGTGTCGGTGATCCCGAAGTCCTCCACCCCCGCCCGCATCCAGGAGAACTTCGGCGCCCTCGACTTCGAACTCGACGACGACGCGATGGCCGCACTGGACGCCCTCGACACCACGAACCACACCTCCGAAGCAAAGGCGTCCAGCGAGAAGTGGTGGTCCTGA
- a CDS encoding O-methyltransferase, with translation MSAPPELPPLVSAALSLSGRRGFVSATRNETGRLLATLAASRTGTLGEVGTGCGVGSAWLRSGATDDTLIVTAESDPQLAKVVAELFAEDGRIEVLSADWSALIERGPFSLLFVDAREAKLSARDVIAEAVEPGGFVVLDDFTPSMVWPPMYEGRVDTLRQEWLMDKRFTTVEVMVAPDAAVLLATRR, from the coding sequence GTGAGCGCTCCTCCAGAACTACCGCCGCTGGTTTCAGCGGCCCTCAGCCTGTCCGGCCGGCGCGGATTCGTCAGCGCCACCCGCAACGAGACGGGCCGGCTGCTCGCGACTCTCGCGGCTTCCCGCACCGGCACCCTCGGCGAGGTCGGCACCGGCTGCGGCGTCGGCTCCGCGTGGCTGCGCAGCGGCGCCACCGACGACACCTTGATCGTCACCGCGGAGAGCGACCCGCAACTCGCGAAGGTGGTAGCCGAACTCTTCGCCGAAGACGGCCGCATCGAAGTACTCTCCGCCGACTGGTCGGCCCTGATCGAGCGCGGACCTTTCTCCCTGCTCTTCGTGGACGCGCGCGAGGCGAAGTTGTCCGCCCGCGACGTGATCGCCGAAGCAGTGGAGCCGGGCGGCTTCGTAGTACTGGACGACTTCACCCCCTCGATGGTCTGGCCGCCCATGTACGAAGGCCGCGTCGACACCCTCCGCCAGGAATGGCTGATGGACAAACGCTTCACCACAGTAGAAGTCATGGTCGCCCCCGACGCCGCAGTACTCCTCGCCACCAGACGCTGA
- the ilvC gene encoding ketol-acid reductoisomerase: MFYDDNADLSVIQGRNVAVLGFGSQGHAHALSLRDSGVDVRVGLPEGSKSRAKAEAQGLRVLTPFEACEEADVIVVLAPDPAQRSLYKEAIEPNLVDGDALVFGHGFNIRFGYIKPPAGVDVFMVAPKGPGHLVRREFSEGRGVPVLVAVEQDATGKAWDLALSYAKGIGGLRAGGIKTTFTEETETDLFGEQAVLCGGVSQLIQSGFEVLTEAGYQPEVAYFECLHELKLIVDLIYEGGIAKQRWSVSDTAEYGDYVSGPRIIDESVKQRMKEVLGDITDGTFAARFIADQDAGAPEFAEFRKKSQEHPIEAVGKELRGLMAWVKSHDDDYVEGSAAR; the protein is encoded by the coding sequence ATGTTCTACGACGACAACGCCGACCTGTCGGTGATCCAGGGCCGTAACGTGGCCGTGCTCGGCTTCGGCAGCCAGGGCCACGCCCACGCGCTGTCCCTGCGCGACTCCGGCGTCGACGTCCGGGTCGGCCTGCCCGAGGGCTCGAAGAGCCGGGCCAAGGCCGAGGCGCAGGGCCTGCGGGTGCTGACCCCGTTCGAGGCGTGCGAGGAGGCCGACGTGATCGTCGTCCTCGCACCGGACCCGGCCCAGCGCAGCCTCTACAAGGAGGCCATCGAGCCGAACCTGGTCGACGGCGACGCGCTCGTCTTCGGCCACGGCTTCAACATCCGCTTCGGTTACATCAAGCCCCCGGCCGGCGTGGACGTGTTCATGGTCGCCCCGAAGGGCCCCGGTCACCTGGTCCGCCGTGAGTTCAGCGAAGGCCGTGGCGTGCCCGTGCTCGTCGCCGTCGAGCAGGACGCGACCGGCAAGGCCTGGGACCTCGCGCTCTCCTACGCCAAGGGCATCGGCGGCCTGCGCGCCGGCGGTATCAAGACCACCTTCACCGAGGAGACCGAGACCGACCTGTTCGGCGAGCAGGCCGTGCTCTGTGGCGGTGTGTCGCAGCTGATCCAGTCCGGCTTCGAGGTGCTGACCGAGGCCGGCTACCAGCCGGAGGTCGCGTACTTCGAGTGCCTGCACGAGCTCAAGCTGATCGTGGACCTGATCTACGAAGGCGGTATCGCCAAGCAGCGCTGGTCGGTGTCCGACACCGCCGAGTACGGCGACTACGTGTCCGGCCCGCGGATCATCGACGAGTCGGTCAAGCAGCGGATGAAGGAGGTGCTCGGTGACATCACCGACGGCACCTTCGCGGCCCGCTTCATCGCCGACCAGGACGCCGGTGCGCCGGAGTTCGCGGAGTTCCGCAAGAAGAGCCAGGAGCACCCGATCGAGGCCGTCGGTAAGGAACTGCGTGGCCTGATGGCGTGGGTCAAGTCGCACGACGACGACTACGTCGAGGGCAGCGCCGCGCGCTGA